The Thermotoga maritima MSB8 region CACCCCGCCGTGAGTTCCTACAAGGTGGTAGACTACATGGCCTCTGGAAAACCAGTTCTCTGTGTCGATATCGAAAATCTCCCTTTCAAGAAAACAAAGGGTGCTGTCTTTTTCAGGGAGGATAATCTCGAAGAGGCGCTGAGGAGGATCTTCGAGGAGGATCTTTCAGAACTCGGCAGAAGAAACAGAGAGTATGTGGAGAGAGAAAGAGACTGGGATCGACTTTACGAAAAGTTAAGAAGTTTCGTACTCTCCTGAAACGAAAAATTAGGATAGAATATCTTATGCTGCATACTTCAGAGCCGGGAGAGAAGAAGATGAAACGTTTGACGGAGAAGGACTACCGGTGGAATTTCATCGTGAATTCACTGGATTACGCGTTCTTCAGTCTTGGAATGACCCTTGGATCCATTTTTACGCTCTTTCCTGTTTTTGCCAGAAATCTTGGTGCTTCCAATCTGGAGCTGGGTCTCATCCCGGCCATTGCGAACCTGGGCTGGGGTATTCCAGCCATATGGGGCGCAAAGTACGCGGAGAGATCGCCAAAGAAATTGAATCTCGTTCTCAAGGTAACTCTGGGAGAGAGGCTCCCTTACCTGTTCATGGCTCTGATCAGTTTTTACCTCGCTGTTCCTTCTCCGAGGCTGGCTCTTTACCTTTCCATTCTGATGGTTGGGATCGCTACATTCTCAATGGGCTTTCTGGGTCCTCCGTGGATGAGTATGATAGAGAAGGTTATAGATCCACGAAGAAGAGGTACTTTCTTTGCTATGGGAAACGGTCTTGGAGCGATACTGGGAGTTGGTGGTTCTGTCATCGCCAGAGAGCTTCTCTCGAGCTACCCGTTTCCTGTGAACTTTGGTTACGTCTTTCTCACAGCGTTTGTCTTCTTCATGGTGTCCTTCGTGTTTTTGGCTCTCACAAGGGAAGTGCCGGATCACACACTTCCAGAGGATGAGCCCATATGGAACTACATAAAGAACATGAAGAATGTCTTTCTGGACAGACATTTCCGGAACTTTTTGATAGAGAGGATCATCACGAGTTTCATGTTTGCGTCCAGCGGTTTCATCACGGTGTATTTGCTGGAGAAGTTCTCACTTCCAGACGAATCGGCAGCGGTTTTCACGGCGATCGTTCTCGTTTCTCAGGGACTGTCTTCTTTCCTGTTCGGCCCTCTCGGTGACAGAAAGGGGCACAAACTGA contains the following coding sequences:
- a CDS encoding MFS transporter, yielding MKRLTEKDYRWNFIVNSLDYAFFSLGMTLGSIFTLFPVFARNLGASNLELGLIPAIANLGWGIPAIWGAKYAERSPKKLNLVLKVTLGERLPYLFMALISFYLAVPSPRLALYLSILMVGIATFSMGFLGPPWMSMIEKVIDPRRRGTFFAMGNGLGAILGVGGSVIARELLSSYPFPVNFGYVFLTAFVFFMVSFVFLALTREVPDHTLPEDEPIWNYIKNMKNVFLDRHFRNFLIERIITSFMFASSGFITVYLLEKFSLPDESAAVFTAIVLVSQGLSSFLFGPLGDRKGHKLNLLLSKIFYSGAVILAFLSTSPVHAYPVFALMGLVNTTNNVGNMAITLDFVSGKRKELYMGSLYFSIAPFSFVAPLIGGKIADLSGYGVLMVLTGLIGVFGIFYVVKFIVDPRVSNKNN